The Streptomyces uncialis genomic interval GTCCGTGCATATGGAACGTGTGGTAGTACTCGCCGTGGGTGATGACGATGAACTCGACCCGGTCACCGACGGTCGCCTCGAAGTCGGGGCCGCTGTGCGCGGGGCGGTTGTTGATGTTCATGTCGTTGAAGACGACGGTGTGGGTCGCGTCGGGGAGGATGTCGCCCTTCCTGCGGACGATCACCGGCCCGTACAGGCCCTTGCGGATGCCGCCGGTGCCGTGCTCGGTGCCCACCACATGGTCGTGGTAGTGCCAGTAACCCGCGCTGCCCGCCCGCCAGGTGCCGTCCTTGCGGCGGCCGGGCGTGTGGGTGCGCCAGGTGTAGGTCCGCTTGCCGCCCGGCGGGACATCGCTCTTGTTCATGGCGGTGCCGTCGCTGGTGATCTCGTAGTCGAGACCGTGCACATGCAGGCTGACGGCCACGTCCATCGTGTTCTCGAACTCGATGTGCACGGTGTCGCCCTCGTTGACCTCGACGAGCGGACCGGGCACGGACGCCTTGCCCTTCTCGAAGCCGTAGCCCATCCGTCCGTCGGACAGCTTCTCCGCGTACATCTTGATCCGCCGTACCGCTCCCCCGGCGGGCGCGGTACGCGGTGGGGCGGCGGCGGAACTCACCGGTATCGCCGCCGACATCGATGTCAGCCCGGTCGCGACCACCGCGCCCCCGGCGAGGAACCGTCTGCCGAACAGCCGTCTGCCGAAGCCGGGGACGGAGCGCCCGCCCCCGTCCGGCACAGGCCGCTCCGGAGCACCCACGAGGTCCGGACCCGGTGTGTCCGCCCGCTCCGGCACCCCGTCCGGCCTGCCGCCCGTCGCGTCGCGCATCGTCGAACCTCCCGCTCTCGTAAGGCGATCGGCCGGGGCGCGGCGCACCCCGGGAACGGCCACACCGTAACCGCGGAACGATCGTTTCTCCACTCCCAGGACAAAGTTCGGGTTTTTCCGGCGTTACCTATTGGCGAAGCCGCGAAAGAGGTCTAGCTTCGTCGGCGCTGTCGCTGGGATGGCAGAGGGGTGGTAAGCACATGCGGCTGACACCGCATCACAGGCACTCAGCCGTAACTGGGTTGAGCGGATCGAAGGGCGCGCCGACCGGACCGGTCCGCGCCGGGGCCGCGAGGAGGTCCCGCAGACGCTGGGCGGCTGTCCTGGTCACGGGCGCCGTCGTCTCCGGGGGGCTTTCGGGTCCCGCCGCCTCGGCGCGGCCGGACCCGGCACCGTCGCCGACAACGATGTCCCTGCCCTCACCGCCGGGCGGGGCCAAGGTACGGGTGCTGATCTACCACGGCTCGGCGTCCGGCGGTGAGGAGTCACCGGTCGTGAACGCGGGGATCGCGGCGATCGAACGGATCGGGCTGACCGGTCCGGCCGGGCAGCGGTTCGCGGTGACGGCGACCGGCGACCCGGCCGTCTTCACCGATGCCCGCCGGCTCGGCCGGTTCCACTCCGTGGTGTTCCTGACCGGGGGCGGCGATGTCCTCGACCCGGAGCAGGAGGCGGGCCTGGAGGCGTACATGGAGGCCGGCGGCGGCTTCCTCGGGGTGCATGACGCCGCGCGCGCCGAGCCGTACTCCGACTGGTTCACCGGGCTGATCGGGGCCCGTCCGGCGGACGGCGGACCGGTGTCCGCGCAGCGGGCGACCGTGGAGGTCGGGGACCGGGTCCATCCGGCGACCAAGGATCTCCCGGTGCGGTGGAAGCGGCCGGACACCTGGCTGAACTGGGAGAAGAACCCGTCCGGTCAGGTGCACACCCTGGCCCGGGTCCGGGAGTCGACGTACAAGCCGGGCGCGGGCGGCAACGGCTGGGACCATCCGGTGTCCTGGTGCCGGGACTACGACGGCGGGCGCTCCTTCTACACCGCGATGGGCGGCACCGCCGACGCGTGGGACGAGACCGACTTCCGTACCCATGTGCGGGGCGCGCTGCGGTGGACCAACCGGCAGGCGCGGGCCGACTGCAAGGCGTCGATCACC includes:
- a CDS encoding multicopper oxidase domain-containing protein, with product MRDATGGRPDGVPERADTPGPDLVGAPERPVPDGGGRSVPGFGRRLFGRRFLAGGAVVATGLTSMSAAIPVSSAAAPPRTAPAGGAVRRIKMYAEKLSDGRMGYGFEKGKASVPGPLVEVNEGDTVHIEFENTMDVAVSLHVHGLDYEITSDGTAMNKSDVPPGGKRTYTWRTHTPGRRKDGTWRAGSAGYWHYHDHVVGTEHGTGGIRKGLYGPVIVRRKGDILPDATHTVVFNDMNINNRPAHSGPDFEATVGDRVEFIVITHGEYYHTFHMHGHRWADNRTGMLTGPDDPSQVIDNKICGPADSFGFQIVAGEGVGAGAWMYHCHVQSHSDMGMVGLFLVKKPDGTIPGYEPHHPH